One region of Eupeodes corollae chromosome 1, idEupCoro1.1, whole genome shotgun sequence genomic DNA includes:
- the LOC129952812 gene encoding uncharacterized protein LOC129952812 codes for MKFTLLIVIIAALFAVVLGIRPTPPRRCDYKCPKPDVNVCATNGICNNEFPSQCQLEKYNCLFPQKTFKQIDDYKCAEKSLPQCTLGDL; via the exons atgaaattcacacttcttattgttattattgCTG CTCTGTTCGCTGTTGTTCTTGGAATCCGGCCGACACCACCAAGAAGGTGTGATTATAAATGCCCAAAACCTGACGTAAATGTTTGTGCTACAAATGGAATTTGTAACAATGAGTTCCCAAGTCAATGCCAATTGGAGAAATACAACTGTTTGTTCCCTCAGAAGACATTCAAACAAATTGATGATTATAAATGTGCTGAAAAATCGTTACCTCAGTGTACGCTTGgagatttataa